In Juglans regia cultivar Chandler unplaced genomic scaffold, Walnut 2.0 Scaffold_656, whole genome shotgun sequence, one DNA window encodes the following:
- the LOC118346080 gene encoding uncharacterized protein LOC118346080, whose amino-acid sequence MTMAWSSQEKGKLPAQPQPNPQSQPPQGAVESSNVRQVKEVTTLRNGRVVNIPAQGSDKAGKVSKLVQNEAENENKFETKWRPNIEQLPPLIASLKPSASLKPSANEIPTLELKPLPNDLKYAFLGPDNTFPVVISAQLSHDQEGKLMEVLKQHKGAIGWTIADIKGINPLVCTHRIYLEENAKVSREMQRRLNPTMKEVVKTEVLKLLDVGIIYPIEDSKWVSPIHIIPKKSGLTIVKNDKDELIPTRISTGWRMCIDYRKLNAATRKDHFPLPFLDQVLENVAGHDFYCFLDGYSGFCQIEIALEDQEKTTFTCPFGSFAFRRMPFGLLFDSSFDACLTNLQVVLARCEEKHLLLNWEKCHFMVQQGIVLGHIVSSRALKYLLSKKDAKPRLIRWILLLQEFDLIIKDKKGAENVVADNLSRLTFAENEHTIPILDSFSDEQLMSVENLPWFADIVNFLVTGQTPPHWSAQDIRKFKHEVKSFFYDDPYLLTKS is encoded by the exons ATGACTATGGCATGGAGCtctcaagagaaaggaaaacttcctgcacaacctcaacccaatCCACAAAGTCAGCCACCACAAGGAGCGGTTGAGAGTTCAAATGTGAGGCAAGTGAAGGAGGTCActactttgagaaatggtaGGGTGGTGAACATTCCAGCTCAAGGTTCAGACAAGGCTGGTAAGGTCTCTAAACTTGTACAAAATGAGGCTGAAAATG aaaataaatttgagactaaATGGAGGCCAAATATTGAGCAACTCCCACCATTGATAGCAAGTTTGAAGCCTTCAGCAAGTTTGAAGCCTTCAGCAAATGAAATCCCAACACTAGAGCTAAAGCCATTGCCGAATGACCtgaaatatgcatttctggGACCGGACAACACCTTCCCAGTGGTGATTTCAGCCCAACTCTCTCATGATCAAGAAGGGAAATTGATGGAAGTCTTAAAGCAGCACAAAGGTGCCATTGGGTGGACAATCGCAGATATAAAAGGTATAAATCCTCTTGTGTGTACTCATAGGATTTATTTAGAGGAAAATGCTAAAGTCTCTAGGGAGATGCAAAGGAGATTAAATCCTACTATGAAAGAGGTGGTAAAAACAGAGGTTTTGAAACTACTTGACGTGGGAATCATCTACCCTATTGAAGACAGCAAGTGGGTAAGTCCCATTCatataattccaaaaaaatctggaCTTACCattgtgaaaaatgataaagatgAACTGATTCCTACTAGGATTTCTACTGGTTGGcgaatgtgtatagattataggaagttgaatgcTGCCACTAGGAAAGATCATTTTCCTTTGCCATTTCTTGATCAAGTGTTAGAAAACGTTGCGGGCCATGATTTCTATTGCTTTCTTGATGGATATTCTGGTTTTTGCCAAATAGAAATAGCGcttgaagatcaagagaaaacaacttttacTTGCCCATTTGGCAGTTTTGCATTTAGAAGAATGCCATTTGGACTAT tgTTTGAcagttcttttgatgcatgtttGACTAACTTACAAGTTGTTTTAGCCAGGTGTGAAGAGAAGCATTTGCTTCTCAATTGGGAAAAATGTCATTTCATGGTTCAACAAGGCATAGTTCTTGGTCACATAGTCTCATCACGAG CGTTAAAGTACTTATTGTCGAAGAAGGATGCTAAACCACGTTTAATCCgatggattcttcttctccaagaattcgaccttatcatcaaagacaaGAAGGGTGCTGAAAACGTGGTTGCCGACAACTTGTCTCGGCTTACATTTGCTGAAAATGAGCACACTATCCCTATCCTTGACTCTTTTTCTGATGAACAATTAATGTCAGTTGAAAATTTACCTTGGTTTGCTgacatagttaattttttggtgaCAGGACAAACTCCACCCCATTGGAGTGCTCAAGACATACGAAAATTCAAGCATGAGGTAAAGTCATTCTTCTATGATGATCCTTACTTGTTGACCAAATCATAA